The genomic interval CAGTGGCGCTAACAGTCAATGCAACCGAAGCGAAAATCGCGAAAAACAATGAAAAATAGCGCCCACCTCGTCGCCGAAGTTGAGCGAAAGCAAGCCTGAACATTAACGCCCCACCCGCAAATCTGCCGTATCGATGATCTTGCCATCACGCATTGTGATCAACACGTCACCACGGTGAGCAGCATCTTTATCGTGGGTGACAAACACAAGTGACTGCCCAAAATCATCAACAATGCTGCGGAACAAATTCAACACTGCATCGCTGGTGACGGAATCCAAACTTCCTGTTGGCTCATCCGCAATGACAATATCGGGCCTAGACATCAACGCCCGGGCAATCGCGGCGCGTTGTTGCTGACCGCCAGACAGCTCCCCAGGCAAATGGCGCATACGATTATCAATCTTCAACACACTGGTGATGTGTTCAAACCACTGCTTATCCACCCTGCGATGCGCAAGACGCAACGGCAGCAAAATATTGTCCTTCACCGACAAAATAGGCACCAAGTTGAAATCCTGAAACACCATGCTGATGTGCGTGCGACGCAGCTTGGCACGCTTATTTTCTGACAGGGAGCTCAACGTGATGTTGTTTTTGTTCAGTGTCACTCTGCCTGAGGTTGGCTGCGCCAATCCGGAAAGGCACTGCAACAGAGTTGTTTTGCCAGAGCCTGATTGCCCCATGATGGAGGTCCATTTG from Corynebacterium glutamicum ATCC 13032 carries:
- a CDS encoding ABC transporter ATP-binding protein, producing the protein MNPATDNAPPVLSAQDLMMIYGKGSTEVRALDGISVQIQSDKWTSIMGQSGSGKTTLLQCLSGLAQPTSGRVTLNKNNITLSSLSENKRAKLRRTHISMVFQDFNLVPILSVKDNILLPLRLAHRRVDKQWFEHITSVLKIDNRMRHLPGELSGGQQQRAAIARALMSRPDIVIADEPTGSLDSVTSDAVLNLFRSIVDDFGQSLVFVTHDKDAAHRGDVLITMRDGKIIDTADLRVGR